Within the Gordonia westfalica genome, the region CCGATGAGGTCGACGAGACGGTTGGAGTAACCCCACTCGTTGTCGTACCAGGAGACGACCTTGGCCTGATCGTCGATGACCTTGGTCAGGCCGGCGTCGAACAGCGAGCTGTGCGGATCGGTGACGATGTCGGAGGAGACGATCGGGGCGTCGTAGTACTTCAGGATGCCCTTCAGCGGGCCCTCGGCAGCAGCCTTGAGCGCGGCGTTGATCTCATCGGCGGTGGCCGGCTTGGCCAGCTGTGCGGTGAGGTCGGTGACCGAGCCGGTGGGGATCGGCACGCGCAGCGCGTAGCCGTCGAGCTTGCCCTTCAGCTCCGGGAGGACCAGGCCGATGGCCTTGGCGGCACCGGTCGAGGTCGGCACGATGTTGATCGCGGCACCGCGTGCGCGGCGCAGGTCCTTGTGCGGGCCGTCCTGCAGGTTCTGATCCTGGGTGTAGGCGTGGATCGTGGTCATGAGGCCCTTGACGATGCCGAACTCGTCGTTGAGGACCTTGGCCAGCGGGCCGAGGCAGTTCGTGGTGCACGAGGCGTTCGAGATGATGTTCTGGCTGCCGTCGTACTTGTCGTCGTTGACGCCCATGACGATGGTGATGTCCTCATCCGACGCGGGGGCCGAGATGATGACCTTCTTGGCGCCGGCGTCCAGGTGACCCTGGGCCTTGGCGCGTGCGGTGAAGATGCCGGTCGACTCGACGACGACGTCGACGCCCAGGTCGCCCCACGGGATGGCAGCCGGGCCTTCCTTGACCTCGAGCGCCTTGATCTTCTTGTCGCCCACCACGATGGTGTCGTCGCCCTCGAGGCTGACGTCTTCGGGCAGACGGCCGAGGATCGAGTCGAACTTCAGCAGGTGCGCGAGGGTCGCGTTGTCGGTGAGATCGTTGACCGCGACGATCTCGATGTCAGTGGTGCCCAAAGCCTTTTGCGCTTCGACGGCACGGAAGAAGTTGCGGCCGATCCGGCCGAATCCGTTGACGCCTACCCGAACAGTCACAGTTGTGCTCCTTAGCGGTATTCATGGTCAGGCCTGTGGGTCCAAGCCCTGCTGGCCGCGCCGTGAGCGGTCACCGATGGCACACGGGTGACCTCCGGTCCGCACACGTCGACCCCAGCCTAGTAGGCCGGGTTACGTACGGCACATCGCAGGTCCTCCTGTCAGGTGCCGAGCGCTTGCTCACGCGTCGTCGAGAAGCTCCGAGGTGACCGCCGACTCGGTGTCCGGGATGCCGTCCTGACGGGCCTTCTTGTCGGCCATGGACAGCAGGCGTCTGATGCGGCCTGCGACGGCGTCCTTGGTCATCGGCGGGTCGGCCAGCTGGCCGAGCTCCTCCAGGGAGGCCTGACGGTGGGTGACGCGGAGTTGTCCCGCCGCGACGAGATGATCGGGCACCTCGTCGCCGAGGATCTCCAGGGCGCGTTCGACGCGGGCCGCCGCGGCCACGGCCGCACGGGCCGAGCGCCGGAGGTTGGCGTCGTCGAAGTTGGCGAGGCGGTTCGCGGTGGCACGCACCTCGCGGCGCATGCGGCGTTCCTCCCACACCAGACGGGTGTCATGGGCGCCCATCCGCGTGAGCAGCGCGCCGATGGCCTCGCCGTCGCGGATGACGACGCGGTCGGCCCCGCGGACCTCGCGGGCCTTGGCGGTCACACCGAGCCGGCGGGCGGCGCCGACGAGTGCGAGTGCGGCCTCGGGTCCGGGGCAGCTGACCTCGAGCGCCGACGACCGACCGGGTTCGGTCAGTGACCCGTGTGCGAGAAACGCACCGCGCCAAGCGGCTTCGGCGTCCGCGACGCTGCCGCCGACGACCTGGGCCGGGAGTCCGCGCACCGGGCGGCCGCGCAGGTCGAGCAACCCGGTCTGCCGGGCGAGGCCCTCGCCGTCCTTGGTGATCCGCACGATGTAGCGGGCCGACTTGCGCAGACCGCCACCCCGCAGCACGTGGACATCGGAGCCGTAGCCGAAGAGGTCGTGGATCTCGCGTCGCAGGCGCCGCGCGACATTGCCCATGTCGACCTCGGCCTCCACCACGACGCGGCCCGCCACGATGTGCAGACCGCCGGCGAAACGCAGCAGCGCCGACACCTCGGCTCTCCGGCAACTCACCTGGGTCACCGCCAGGCGACTCAGCTCGTCTTTCACCGCTGCCGTCATCGCCACCGGTCCCTGTCCTCCTGTCAACTGACCACACGTCCCTGAAAGAAAACGTCGGATCATCATCGCCTGGGTCAGGCGTCCGCCCGGTCAGCGTAACGGTTCGATTCACCTTCGCACAGTTCGTTCACGACGGCGGCGACTTTCGCCGGGTCATGGACCTGGCGACCGGGTACCGCCACATCGCCGACGTTGAGTTCGGCGCCGAAGAGTCCGGCCGCGCGCACGAGGTGTTCGCGTTCGCGTCCGGCCGGAACCGACGACGCATCGACCAGGACGTGATCGATGCGGAAGGTGTCGGCGTGGGCGTGCAGCACGTGCAGATGCCTCTCCACCGAGAACCCGGGCGTCTCCCCCGGCTCGGGTGCGAGGTTCACGACGAGCACCTTGCGGGCAGCGGTGCGCTGCAACGCCTTGAGCTGTTCGGGCACGAGCACGTGCGGGATCACGCTGGAGAACCAGGACCCCGGGCCGAGCATCACCAGATCGGCGGATTCGATTGCCTCGACCGCACTCTCGCAGGCCGGGGGATCCTCGGGGATCAACCGGACGCGCCGCACCTTGCCGGGCGTCGTCGCCACCGCGACCTGTCCGCGGATCTCGCGGCTGATGCGCGGGTCGGCCTCGAGTCCGGACACGTCCGCCTCGATGTCGAGCGGGACGGTCGACATCGGCAGCACCTGCCCGACGATCCCGAACATCGACCGCAGTTCCTGCAGTGCGGCCACCGTGTCGCCGAGGACCTCGGTGAGACCGGCCAGCATCAGATTGCCGATGGGGTGTCCGGCGAGTGCGCCGCGACCGCCGAAGCGGTGTTGCAGCACCTCGGCCCACAACTCGTGGCGTCGACGGGTGTCGGGATCCCCCGCGGTCTGGAAGTCCTCGAGCGCCTTCGGCGCAGACATCAACGCCGCCAGCGCCATTCGCAGGTCACCCGGCGGGATGAGACCGAGTTCGGCGCGGAGGCGGCCCGACGATCCCCCGTCGTCGGCGACCGTCACCACCGCGGTGACGTCGGTGCTCAGGTAGCGCATCGCGGTCAGCGTTGCGTACAGACCGTGGCCGCCTCCGAGAGCGACGATCTTCTGGGTCATTCGCGCCCCAGATCGCGGTGCATCACGCGCACGTCGTAGGAGGCCGCACCGGCGTCGTCGACGGTTTTGCGGAGCCGTCGGGCGAGCTCCTCGGAGATGGCGACGCTGCGATGTTTGCCACCGGTACAGCCGACGCTGATCGTCATGTAGCGCTTGCCTTCTCGCAGGTAGCCGCGGCCGACGATGGACACCAGACCGGTGTAGAGGTCGAGGAAGTCCTCGGCGTCGGGCTGGCCGAGGACGTAGTCGCGGACGGGCGCCTCCCGCCCGTTGTGGTCGCGCAGCTCATCGATCCAGTGCGGGTTGGGCAGGAACCGGACGTCGGCGACGAGGTCGGAGTCGATGGGCAGTCCGTACTTGAAGCCGAAGGACTGCACCGCGATGCTGAGCCGGGGTTCGGTGTCACCCGGTGCCACGCCTTCCACCACCGAACGCAGCTTGGCCGCGGTCAGCGCCGAGGTCTCGACGACCAGATCGGCGACATTCTTGATGGGCGCCAGGATCGCGCGCTCGCGGGCGATGCCCTCGACGAGGGTTTCCTTGCCCTGCAACGGGTGCCGGCGACGCACCTGCTCGAAGCGGCGGACCAGCGCCTCTTCACTCGCATCGAGGTACAGCAGCCGGGTACGAATCCCCGACCGTTCCAGGCTGTCCCGTAGCTGCTCGAGTTCGTGGGCGAGGTTCGGGTCGGAGGCGCGCAGCACCATGGCGAGCCGGCTGATGGTCGGGTCGCTCTCCCGCACCATCCCGACCATCGTCGAGATCAGCGACGGCGGGACGTTGTCGGCGACATACCAGCCGTCGTCCTCGAGCACGTTTGCCGCCGTGGAGCGGCCCGCGCCGGACATGCCCGTGACGAACAGCACGGTCAGTTCGTCCGACGCGGCGGAGTCGTGCGCTCCCCCGGTCACCTGCTCGTCGTGTTCGGCCTCGGCCCGCTCACTCATCGACACCCCGTCCCGCGTCACCGGTCACCACCGTCATCTCTGCTTCGTTCACCGTCTCGGCCAACACCGTCGACACCGCCTCTGCAACAGTGTCACCGCCCAGCGCGGCCTGCACCGCACTCGCGGTGGTCCGACCGATCCCGGGGACCTGGGCGATCTCCTCCAAGGATGCCTCACGCAGACGCGCGACCGACCCGAAGTGGGTCACCAGCGCGGTGCGTCGTGTCTTTCCGAGACCCGGGATGCCGTCGAGTACCGACTCGGTCATCCGCTTGCTGCGCTTGCTGCGGTGGAAGGTGATGGCGAACCGGTGCGCCTCGTCGCGGACACGCTGCAGCAGGAACAGTGCCTGGCTGCTGCGCGGCAGGATCATCGGGTCGTCCTCGCCGGGCACCCACACCTCCTCGAGGCGCTTGGCGAGTCCGATCACCGCGACGTCGGTGATGCCCAGTTCGTCGAGGACCGCTGCCGCGGCGTGCACCTGCGGCGCACCGCCGTCGACGACGAACAGGTTGGGCGGGTACGCGAACTTCCGTGGCTGCGCGGGGGTCTGGGGCTCCGCATCGACCGCCCCCGACTCCGGCGGCGGTGCATCGCGATCGGCTCGGTGACGCAGGAAGCGGCGCCGGGTGACCTCGGCGATCGACGCGACGTCGTCGGAGTGCCCGTCCCCGGCGGCGTGGCGGATCGAGTAGTGCCGGTAGTCGGACTTGCGCGGCAGGCCGTCCTCGAACACGACGAGGGAGGCCACCACGTCGGTGCCCTGCACATGGGAGATGTCGACGCATTCGATGCGCAGCGGCGCCTGATCGAGCATCAGGTTCTCCTGCAACTCGGTGAGCGCGGCGGACCGGGTGGTGAGATCGCCGGCGCGGCGGAGCTTGTGCTGGGTGAGCGCTTCGCCCGCGTTCCGTGCGACGGTCTCGAAGAGCGCCTTCTTGTCGCCGCGCTGCGGTACGCGCAGGGTGACCCTGCTCCCTCGCAGTCCGGTGAGCCATTCCTCGAGTTCGGTTGCGTTGGCGGGCAATTCGGGAACCAGGACCTCACGCGGAACCGACTCGCCGTGCGCGCGGTCGGCGCCGACGTCGACCGTGGCGTCGAAATCGACCTGCGCGCCGTAGAACTGGGTGATGAAGTCGCCGACGACGTCGCCGTCGGTCCCGTTGTCAGTGCGTTCGACGACCCAGCCGCGCTGACCGCGGACGCGGCCCTCCCGTACGTGGAACACCTGCAGGGACACCTCGAGGTCGTCGCCGGCCACCGCGACGACGTCGGCGGTGGTGCCGTCGCCGAGGACCACGGCCTGTTTCTCCATGGCGCGCCGCAGTGCGCCGATGTCGTCGCGCAGCCGGGCCGCCCGCTCGAAGTCGAGGTCCTCGGCCGCGGCGGTCATGTCGCGTTCCAGCTTGCGGATCAACATGTCGGTGCGGCCCGCGAGGAAGTCGCAGAAGTCCTCGACGATCTCGCGGTGTTCCTCGGCGTCGACCCGGCCGATGCAGGGGGCGGCGCATTTGTCGATGTAGCCGAGCAGGCACGGACGGTCGATCTGGCGGTGCCGTTTGAACACGCCCGCCGAACAGGTGCGGGCGGGGAACACCCGGGTCAGCAGGTCGACGGTCTCGCGGATCGCCCATGCATGCGCGTACGGCCCGAAGTACCGCACGCCACGACGCCGCGGCCCGCGGTAGACGAACAACCGCGGGTACTCCTCGTTTAGGGTGACGGCCAGCATCGGATAGGTCTTGTCGTCGCGGTAGCGGACGTTGAACCGCGGATCGAACTCCTTGATCCAGTTGTATTCGAGCTGGAGGGCCTCGACCTCGGTGCCCACGACGGTCCACTCGACCGACGCGGCGGTCGTCACCATCTGACGGGTGCGCGGGTGCAGCGAGGCGATGTCGGCGAAGTACGACGTCAGGCGAGACCGGAGGTTCTTGGCCTTGCCCACGTAGATGACACGACCGTGCTCGTCGCGGAACTTGTACACCCCGGGATCGGTCGGGATGGTTCCGGGCGCAGGGCGGTAGGTAGTCGGGTCGGCCACGTGTTCCAGGCTAGTTGGCGGGTCGGACGGTCCCGCGGTAGCGCTCTTCGAGCTCGCGGAAACGGGCCATCGCCTCAACGGCCTGCGGGCCGTCGCCGGCCTGGACCGCCAGCACGGTGATGTGTTCGTCGGACGGGAACAGCAGCCAGGCGCCGTAACCCTTCTCCGGGTACGTCAGTCCGAGGACCTGGTCCCAGGTGAACAGGCGCGTGGGCACCAGGTTGCGCACCTCGACACCTTCGGGCCCGACACGCAGCCGCGGCCGGGTGAACAGCAGGGCGACGCCCGTGAACAGGACACCGATGAGGATGATCGCGACCTGGTCGGAGCCGCCGAGGTTGCGGACCCCGACGTCCTCGATCGTCAGCAGCAGCCCGAAGGTGATGTGGATCGCCATGATCACGACGGCCGCCGCGATCGCCCACCGCGGCAGCTTGCGCGGCCGGTAGACGAGGTCCCAACGGGGGGAGGTCACGCCGATGCTCCTCCGACCGCGGTCGGCAGGGCCTCGCCGCGCTGCAGCGCACGCAGGGTCAGCGCCGAGGCCAGTGCGGCGACGGTCGCCTGCGCACCCTTGTCCTCGGTCGAACCGGGCAGGCCCGCGCGGGCGATCGCCTGATCCTCGTTGAGCGTGGTCAGCACACCGTTGCCGACCGGCGTCGACTCGTCGAGCGAGACCCGGGTCAGACCGGCGGTCACCGCGTCGCACACGTACTCGAAATGCGGTGTCTCACCCTTGATCACGACGCCGAGCGCGACCACGGCGTCGTGGGTGCGGGCCAGCGCCTGCGCGATGACCGGCAGTTCGATCGCACCGGCGACCTGCACGATGGTGGGCTCGGTGACACCGTTCTCGTTGGCTGCGCGGACCGCGCCGTCGAGCAGTGCGCCGCAGATCTTCTCGTGCCACTGCGACGACACGATCGCCAGCCGGAGCTTGCCGGCGTCGGCGAGTTCGAGGGTCGGTTCTCCGTGGCCGCTCATGCGGGGGCTCCTTCAGATGCGTCGTCACCGGGCAGCGCGTGGTCGTCGAGGCCCACGAGGTCGTGTCCCATCCGGTCGCGCTTGGTGCGAAGGTAGCGCAGGTTCTCGGCGTTGGCGCGCACCGGCATCGCGACCCGGTCCACGATGTGCAGACCGTAGCCGTCGAGCCCGACGCGCTTGGCCGGGTTGTTGGTGAGCAGACGCATCGACGAGACCCCCAGGTCGACGAGGATCTGCGCGCCGAGGCCGTAATCCCGGGAGTCGGCGGGCAGGCCGAGTTCCAGGTTGGCGTCGACGGTGTCGGCTCCTGCGTCCTGCAGCTGGTAGGCCTGCAGCTTGTGCAGCAGGCCGATGCCGCGGCCCTCGTGGCCACGCATGTACAGGATGATGCCGCGGCCTTCCTCGGCCACCATCTCCATCGCGGCGTCGAGCTGCGGACCGCAGTCGCAGCGCAGCGAGCCGAAGACGTCGCCGGTCAGGCACTCGGAGTGCACGCGGACCAGGACGTCGTGTCCCTCGCCGTCGTCGCCGGTGATGTCGCCCTTTACCAGGGCGACGTGCTCGACGTCGTCGTAGATGCTGGAGTAGCCGACGGCGCGGAAGTCGCCGTGACGTGTGGGGATCCGGGCGTCGGCGACGCGCACGACGTGCTTCTCGTGGCGGCGACGCCACGCGATGAGGTCGGCGATCGAGATCATGGCGAGGTCGTGCTCGTCGGCGAAGACGCGCAGCTCGTCGGAGCGGGCCATCGAGCCGACGTCCTTCTGGCTGACGATCTCGCAGATGACGCCGGCCGGTGCGAGGTCGGCGAGGCGGGCGAG harbors:
- the uvrC gene encoding excinuclease ABC subunit UvrC produces the protein MADPTTYRPAPGTIPTDPGVYKFRDEHGRVIYVGKAKNLRSRLTSYFADIASLHPRTRQMVTTAASVEWTVVGTEVEALQLEYNWIKEFDPRFNVRYRDDKTYPMLAVTLNEEYPRLFVYRGPRRRGVRYFGPYAHAWAIRETVDLLTRVFPARTCSAGVFKRHRQIDRPCLLGYIDKCAAPCIGRVDAEEHREIVEDFCDFLAGRTDMLIRKLERDMTAAAEDLDFERAARLRDDIGALRRAMEKQAVVLGDGTTADVVAVAGDDLEVSLQVFHVREGRVRGQRGWVVERTDNGTDGDVVGDFITQFYGAQVDFDATVDVGADRAHGESVPREVLVPELPANATELEEWLTGLRGSRVTLRVPQRGDKKALFETVARNAGEALTQHKLRRAGDLTTRSAALTELQENLMLDQAPLRIECVDISHVQGTDVVASLVVFEDGLPRKSDYRHYSIRHAAGDGHSDDVASIAEVTRRRFLRHRADRDAPPPESGAVDAEPQTPAQPRKFAYPPNLFVVDGGAPQVHAAAAVLDELGITDVAVIGLAKRLEEVWVPGEDDPMILPRSSQALFLLQRVRDEAHRFAITFHRSKRSKRMTESVLDGIPGLGKTRRTALVTHFGSVARLREASLEEIAQVPGIGRTTASAVQAALGGDTVAEAVSTVLAETVNEAEMTVVTGDAGRGVDE
- the gap gene encoding type I glyceraldehyde-3-phosphate dehydrogenase, yielding MTVRVGVNGFGRIGRNFFRAVEAQKALGTTDIEIVAVNDLTDNATLAHLLKFDSILGRLPEDVSLEGDDTIVVGDKKIKALEVKEGPAAIPWGDLGVDVVVESTGIFTARAKAQGHLDAGAKKVIISAPASDEDITIVMGVNDDKYDGSQNIISNASCTTNCLGPLAKVLNDEFGIVKGLMTTIHAYTQDQNLQDGPHKDLRRARGAAINIVPTSTGAAKAIGLVLPELKGKLDGYALRVPIPTGSVTDLTAQLAKPATADEINAALKAAAEGPLKGILKYYDAPIVSSDIVTDPHSSLFDAGLTKVIDDQAKVVSWYDNEWGYSNRLVDLIGLVSKSL
- the rapZ gene encoding RNase adapter RapZ, with product MTRDGVSMSERAEAEHDEQVTGGAHDSAASDELTVLFVTGMSGAGRSTAANVLEDDGWYVADNVPPSLISTMVGMVRESDPTISRLAMVLRASDPNLAHELEQLRDSLERSGIRTRLLYLDASEEALVRRFEQVRRRHPLQGKETLVEGIARERAILAPIKNVADLVVETSALTAAKLRSVVEGVAPGDTEPRLSIAVQSFGFKYGLPIDSDLVADVRFLPNPHWIDELRDHNGREAPVRDYVLGQPDAEDFLDLYTGLVSIVGRGYLREGKRYMTISVGCTGGKHRSVAISEELARRLRKTVDDAGAASYDVRVMHRDLGRE
- the whiA gene encoding DNA-binding protein WhiA, encoding MTAAVKDELSRLAVTQVSCRRAEVSALLRFAGGLHIVAGRVVVEAEVDMGNVARRLRREIHDLFGYGSDVHVLRGGGLRKSARYIVRITKDGEGLARQTGLLDLRGRPVRGLPAQVVGGSVADAEAAWRGAFLAHGSLTEPGRSSALEVSCPGPEAALALVGAARRLGVTAKAREVRGADRVVIRDGEAIGALLTRMGAHDTRLVWEERRMRREVRATANRLANFDDANLRRSARAAVAAAARVERALEILGDEVPDHLVAAGQLRVTHRQASLEELGQLADPPMTKDAVAGRIRRLLSMADKKARQDGIPDTESAVTSELLDDA
- a CDS encoding gluconeogenesis factor YvcK family protein, which encodes MTQKIVALGGGHGLYATLTAMRYLSTDVTAVVTVADDGGSSGRLRAELGLIPPGDLRMALAALMSAPKALEDFQTAGDPDTRRRHELWAEVLQHRFGGRGALAGHPIGNLMLAGLTEVLGDTVAALQELRSMFGIVGQVLPMSTVPLDIEADVSGLEADPRISREIRGQVAVATTPGKVRRVRLIPEDPPACESAVEAIESADLVMLGPGSWFSSVIPHVLVPEQLKALQRTAARKVLVVNLAPEPGETPGFSVERHLHVLHAHADTFRIDHVLVDASSVPAGREREHLVRAAGLFGAELNVGDVAVPGRQVHDPAKVAAVVNELCEGESNRYADRADA
- a CDS encoding bifunctional 3,4-dihydroxy-2-butanone-4-phosphate synthase/GTP cyclohydrolase II, translated to MSELPRDGEGETSGEGVKLDSIERAIADIAAGKAVVVVDDEDRENEGDLIFAAEMATPELVAFMVRYTSGYLCVPLDGDSCDRLGLPPMYSMNQDKHGTAYTVTVDAREGIGTGISASDRATTMRLLADPEATAGDFTRPGHVVPLRAKEGGVLRRPGHTEAAVDLARLADLAPAGVICEIVSQKDVGSMARSDELRVFADEHDLAMISIADLIAWRRRHEKHVVRVADARIPTRHGDFRAVGYSSIYDDVEHVALVKGDITGDDGEGHDVLVRVHSECLTGDVFGSLRCDCGPQLDAAMEMVAEEGRGIILYMRGHEGRGIGLLHKLQAYQLQDAGADTVDANLELGLPADSRDYGLGAQILVDLGVSSMRLLTNNPAKRVGLDGYGLHIVDRVAMPVRANAENLRYLRTKRDRMGHDLVGLDDHALPGDDASEGAPA
- a CDS encoding PH domain-containing protein: MTSPRWDLVYRPRKLPRWAIAAAVVIMAIHITFGLLLTIEDVGVRNLGGSDQVAIILIGVLFTGVALLFTRPRLRVGPEGVEVRNLVPTRLFTWDQVLGLTYPEKGYGAWLLFPSDEHITVLAVQAGDGPQAVEAMARFRELEERYRGTVRPAN
- the ribH gene encoding 6,7-dimethyl-8-ribityllumazine synthase, which translates into the protein MSGHGEPTLELADAGKLRLAIVSSQWHEKICGALLDGAVRAANENGVTEPTIVQVAGAIELPVIAQALARTHDAVVALGVVIKGETPHFEYVCDAVTAGLTRVSLDESTPVGNGVLTTLNEDQAIARAGLPGSTEDKGAQATVAALASALTLRALQRGEALPTAVGGASA